The segment CCCATGACGGTACATTCCAAATGCCATCCTGGGAATCCATCGCCCCAAGGAGACCTCCACCTCATGATGTGATCGGTACCTTCGGCGGACTTCCACAGGGCAAAATCTACAGACTCACGTTTTTCGTCTTGTCCGTCCAATGCACGGGTGTTGGACAACAAATCTTCAATTTTTCTTCCCGACAATTTCCCGTAGTTGTGATCTTTTTGGTAGGCATTGACATCAAAATACACCGAGCCATTGACTTCATACGCCAGTCCTTTTTCGATGAGCAGTTCTATCAACTCAATTTGCTCCAAGATATGTCCTGTTGCACTAGGCTCAATGCTCGGAGGTAGCGCGTTGAATTTTTCCATCACTTGATGAAAATCCTGGGTGTAGCGTTGCACTACTTCCATGGGTTCGAGGTTTTCCAGTTTGGCTTTCTTACCAATCTTATCTTCTCCCGCATCGGCATCATTGACCAAATGCCCCACATCGGTGATGTTGCGGACATAGCGCACCTTATAGCCCAAATGCTTGAGGTATCTAAAGATCACATCGAAGCTGACAAAAGTCCGGACATTGCCCAAATGCACATCGCTGTACACCGTCGGTCCACATACATACATCCCCACGAATGGAGTGTGCAAGGGTTCGAACAATTCTTTTTTACCAGAAAGGGAGTTGTGAAGTCTTAAGTCCTTGAGCATTGAAATGTTTTTTTCAAAAATTGAAGTGCAAAACTGCTTATACGAGTTGAATGAAAAAAGTTATGACATCAATTTGTTCTATAGATGAATTATACATTTGAAACTTTTTCTGAAATACGCGATCAAAAATGATCGTATGTCGCAAACCTATCTAAAAACCAGAGTACGATTTTGAATATCAGTGTTTTTGAAGAGATTAGCACACCATTCATTTTGTTTATGATCTGGTAGAGAACCCTTGAAGGGTTTTTCTGTCCTTTTTATCAATGGTCATTTTAGTTTTGCCCTATTGTGGATCATGAGCCCTCTTTAAGAATCGAACTCAGGTTAAAAATAATAAAGTTGGTCATGAGAATAAATCTCTGTTCATTTTCGACACTTCGTAATTGCATTATCTTTATACTTGAATCAAAATTCTCATTGAATTAATGAAAGGAATAGTTGTCACGGTTCTGGTATCTATGTTTTCGATATGTGCGATGGCACAAACCGATGGCAACTATGAGTACTCAAAAGAAATCATTTGGGGTATCAACAAAAACACCAATGGAGGATTGATTGGCGGTTTTATGCTCAGATGGTCAAGTGCCAGAAGCGAAAAGAAATTTCGAAACATTGGGATTGAATTGATGAATGTCAAAGATCCCCATGAGAACAGAATTTCCAATGGACAAAGTCAGTTCATCTACGGCAAGTCGCACTACCTCTATGCCATTCGCGCACAATATGGCTTTGATCATCTTTTGTTCAAAAAAGCACCTGATCGAGGCGTTCAAATCAATTTTAATTATTCCCTAGGCCCTACGATTGGTGTCATTGCTCCATATTATCTCCAAGATTTTGACGGCAACAGTCACCCTTTTAGCTATGAGCAGTTCCCTACATGGACATCTGTAGCACGAACAGGGTTTTTATTCCAAGGCCTAGGAGAGTCATCATTGACCGTGGGGGTCAATGCACGTGCCGGTCTATTATTCGAAATGGGTGCTTTCAAAAGCAACGTCACAGGTTTTGAAATTGGGGCACTCGTGGAGGGGTTTGCTCAAAAAATCGAACTGATGCCCAATGAGGAGGATAAAGCACTGTTCGTATCTGCTTATATTACCATATTTTACGGAAGAAGGAAGTAAAGTCCGCTGCAGACAATGATTAGGCTATGAAAATAAGTCTATAGTGTGTTTCTTTGCGCAAAGGAAAAAAAATGATTGAATTACCGGTAATCGAACAAGAAAAGGCAAAGAAAAGGCAGAAACCAGATTGGTTGCGTGTCAAGCTACCCGTAGGTCAGGCTTATGCCAATGTGAGAAAGATCGTAGATGAAAACAAACTTCATACGATTTGTGAAAGCGGTAATTGTCCCAATATGGGGGAGTGCTGGGGAGAAGGAACAGCGACTTTTATGATCCTTGGCAATGTATGTACCCGAAGTTGCACTTTCTGTGCAGTAGCTACTGGTCGTCCCCCAGAATATGATGTCAATGAACCCCTCCGTGTGGCGGAGGCGATTAAGACCATGGGTGTGAAACATGCGGTTTTGACTTCTGTCAACCGAGATGAACTCAAAGATCGTGGTGCCGAAATCTGGTATCAAACTGTCGTAGAGACCAAGCGTCTAGCTCCGCAAACTACCATAGAAACTTTGATACCTGATACCAAGGGCAATTGGGATGCACTTTATCGCATGATCGATGGTGGACAAGAAGTGGTCTCTCACAACATGGAGACTGTCGAAAGATTGTACCGAAGAGTGAGACCACAAGCAAGGTATCAACGCAGTTTGGATCAAATCAAATTGACCAACGAATATGGCAAACGTACCAAGTCAGGGATCATGCTCGGACTAGGTGAGACCGAAGATGAAGTGTTCAAAGCCATGGATGATTTGGTTGCGCATGGTTTGCACATCTTGACCTTGGGTCAGTACCTGCAGCC is part of the Reichenbachiella agarivorans genome and harbors:
- the lipA gene encoding lipoyl synthase encodes the protein MIELPVIEQEKAKKRQKPDWLRVKLPVGQAYANVRKIVDENKLHTICESGNCPNMGECWGEGTATFMILGNVCTRSCTFCAVATGRPPEYDVNEPLRVAEAIKTMGVKHAVLTSVNRDELKDRGAEIWYQTVVETKRLAPQTTIETLIPDTKGNWDALYRMIDGGQEVVSHNMETVERLYRRVRPQARYQRSLDQIKLTNEYGKRTKSGIMLGLGETEDEVFKAMDDLVAHGLHILTLGQYLQPTKMHIEVAEFIHPDQFDKYREEGLKRGLKYVESGPLVRSSYHAERHVNVPI